The following proteins come from a genomic window of Lemur catta isolate mLemCat1 chromosome 4, mLemCat1.pri, whole genome shotgun sequence:
- the SOD3 gene encoding extracellular superoxide dismutase [Cu-Zn] isoform X2 yields MLALLCSCLLVAAGASDACLDQDLGEHIRDTHAKVTQIWQELARPRGDGAQDAPLYAVCPVRPSASLDAAQPRVAGLVLFRQLGPGARLEAFFDLAGFPAEPNSSSRAIHVHQFGDLSQGCESTGPHYNPLGVPHPQHPGDFGNFAVRDGLLWKYRANLAASLAGPHSIVGRAVVVHAGEDDLGRGGDQASVENGNAGRRLACCVVALSGPAPWARQAQENMERKKRRRDSECRAA; encoded by the coding sequence ATGCTGGCGCTGCTGTGTTCCTGCCTGCTCGTGGCGGCCGGAGCCTCGGACGCCTGTCTAGACCAGGACCTGGGCGAGCACATCCGAGACACGCACGCCAAGGTGACGCAGATCTGGCAGGAGCTCGCGCGGCCGCGGGGGGACGGCGCGCAGGACGCCCCGCTCTACGCCGTCTGCCCCGTGCGGCCCTCGGCCTCGCTGGACGCCGCGCAGCCCCGCGTCGCCGGCCTGGTCCTCTTCCGGCAGCTCGGGCCCGGCGCCAGGCTCGAGGCCTTCTTCGACCTGGCGGGCTTCCCGGCCGAGCCGAACAGCTCCAGCCGCGCCATCCACGTGCACCAGTTCGGGGACCTGAGCCAGGGCTGTGAGTCCACCGGGCCCCACTACAACCCGCTGGGCGTGCCGCACCCGCAGCACCCGGGCGACTTCGGCAACTTCGCCGTGCGCGACGGGCTCCTCTGGAAGTACCGCGCCAACCTGGCCGCGTCGCTCGCGGGCCCGCACTCGATCGTGGGCCGCGCCGTGGTGGTCCACGCCGGCGAGGACGACCTGGGCCGCGGCGGCGACCAGGCCAGCGTGGAGAACGGCAACGCGGGCCGCCGGCTGGCCTGCTGCGTGGTGGCCCTGAGCGGGCCCGCGCCCTGGGCGCGCCAGGCGCAGGAGAACATGGAGCGCAAGAAGCGGCGGCGCGACAGCGAGTGCAGGGCCGCCTGA
- the SOD3 gene encoding extracellular superoxide dismutase [Cu-Zn] isoform X1 produces the protein MTFLPRADHSPGLASRTHKQPGLGSACVPAAGWVLLPSWRESSLGRARKEPESAMLALLCSCLLVAAGASDACLDQDLGEHIRDTHAKVTQIWQELARPRGDGAQDAPLYAVCPVRPSASLDAAQPRVAGLVLFRQLGPGARLEAFFDLAGFPAEPNSSSRAIHVHQFGDLSQGCESTGPHYNPLGVPHPQHPGDFGNFAVRDGLLWKYRANLAASLAGPHSIVGRAVVVHAGEDDLGRGGDQASVENGNAGRRLACCVVALSGPAPWARQAQENMERKKRRRDSECRAA, from the exons ATGACCTTCCTCCCCCGGGCTGACCACTCCCCTGGGCTGGCCTCCCGCACTCACAAACAGCCCGGGCTGGGCTCAGCCTGTGTTCCTGCCGCCGGCTGGGTGCTGCTCCCTTCTTGGAGGGAAAGCTCTCTTGGAAGAGCCAGAAAG GAGCCCGAGTCGGCCATGCTGGCGCTGCTGTGTTCCTGCCTGCTCGTGGCGGCCGGAGCCTCGGACGCCTGTCTAGACCAGGACCTGGGCGAGCACATCCGAGACACGCACGCCAAGGTGACGCAGATCTGGCAGGAGCTCGCGCGGCCGCGGGGGGACGGCGCGCAGGACGCCCCGCTCTACGCCGTCTGCCCCGTGCGGCCCTCGGCCTCGCTGGACGCCGCGCAGCCCCGCGTCGCCGGCCTGGTCCTCTTCCGGCAGCTCGGGCCCGGCGCCAGGCTCGAGGCCTTCTTCGACCTGGCGGGCTTCCCGGCCGAGCCGAACAGCTCCAGCCGCGCCATCCACGTGCACCAGTTCGGGGACCTGAGCCAGGGCTGTGAGTCCACCGGGCCCCACTACAACCCGCTGGGCGTGCCGCACCCGCAGCACCCGGGCGACTTCGGCAACTTCGCCGTGCGCGACGGGCTCCTCTGGAAGTACCGCGCCAACCTGGCCGCGTCGCTCGCGGGCCCGCACTCGATCGTGGGCCGCGCCGTGGTGGTCCACGCCGGCGAGGACGACCTGGGCCGCGGCGGCGACCAGGCCAGCGTGGAGAACGGCAACGCGGGCCGCCGGCTGGCCTGCTGCGTGGTGGCCCTGAGCGGGCCCGCGCCCTGGGCGCGCCAGGCGCAGGAGAACATGGAGCGCAAGAAGCGGCGGCGCGACAGCGAGTGCAGGGCCGCCTGA